The Treponema sp. J25 genomic interval CAACCTGGAAGACATTACGCTCAACCCCGCCTTTGGAGAAATCTGCGGCTACACCCAGCATGACCTGGAGACGGTCTTTGCGGACGCCATGGAAGGCTCAGACATGCATCTTGTCCAACTCTGGTACAACGGCTATTGGTATTTTGGAGAAAAACTCTACAACCCCTTTGATATCCTCCTCTTTTTGTCCAACGGTAAGATTTTCAGCAACTACTGGTGGCAGACCGGGAGCCCGAGCTTTTTAATCGAAGTTCTTAAGCAGGAGCGGTACTTTCTTCCGGAACTGGAAAACTGCCAGGCCAGCGAAGAGCTTTTAAACGCCTTTGATGTGGACTACATCGATATTCGGGCCCTCCTCTGGCAGACGGGGTATCTTACGATTAAGGACGTAGAGGCTGATGATCTTGGCGGCCGCCTGTTTCGACTCGGCGTACCCAATGCCGAAGTCCTGCGGTCCTTAAATGAACTGTTGCTGCGCCAACTGGGGAACCGCATCGATTTTTCTGTCCAGTATCGCAGACCACTGATTCAGGCCCTGGAACAGGCGAACCTCTCGGCCCTGGTGGATGAGCTCAAGCGGCTGTGCGCGGGGATTCCCTACAACAACTACGTGAAAAACGACATCGCCACTGCAGAGGGCTACTGGGCAAGCCTCGTGTACGTGTTCCTTGCGGCCATCGGGTACCGGGTCTCCTGCGAGGACGCCACGAACCAGGGCAGAATCGATATGACCATCGAAACCTTCCGGGACATGTACATCATCGAGTTTAAGGTAGATAGCAGCGAGCCCGCCATCAAACAGATAGAAGAACGGCGCTATTGGGAAAAGTACCAGGGCCAGGGGAAGCGGATACACCTCCTCGGCATCAATTTTTCAAGCGAAGAACGAAATATCACAGACTGGGAAGGGCGGAGCCTGGAGGGGTAAGAGGAAACCTTGCAGCACGGGCCTGCGGCTTGTAACCACGCTACCGCTAACGAGAAACTCGCCTCTGAGCGGACCACACGGTTTCCTACTAAGACCAGTCATCCTTAGTCAGGAATCCCATTGCAAGAACCTGTTTTTTTTGGTAAGAAATAAAAAATGAAAAACCCATCCTACGCATATTTTTGTTCTTCAAAAAAGAAACTATCTTCTTTCTTTCTACAACTTAAAAAGCGACTCCTGGTGGGCTGGGCGGTGGTGTTAGGTGTTTTCGTTTCCTGTGCCGCTCCCTCTTCCCCACAGACTGAATTCGTCCTTGGAACCGTTTGTTCCATCAACCTGTTTGAGTATGGCAGACCTGAACGGTACCGGGCTCTGTTTGCGCGACTTCGGGAAATCGAAGACCGGATGAGTGTCAATAAAACAGGTACCGAACTTGATGCGGTTAATGAAGCGGCCGGCCGCGCTCCGGTACCGGTGCATCCTGACACGTACTACGTGGTTGAAAAGGCCCTCGAATATGCCCGCGTGTCCGGTGGGGCCTTCGACCCTACTGTGGGTCCCCTGGTAAAACTATGGGGCATCGGTACAGAGGATGCCCATGTTCCTAATCCCTCAGAAATTGAAGGGGCCTTAAAGAAAATCGATTACCAGAAGGTTCTCTTAGATTCGGAGCACCACACTATCTATCTTACAGAAGAGGGGATGGCCCTTGACCTTGGAGCGATCGCTAAGGGTTTTGCGGCGGATGAACTGGCGGCCATGTTGCGGCAATGGCGGATTCGCCGGGCCCTGATAGACCTGGGGGGGAATATCCTTGTGGTGGGAGAAAAACAGGATGGCAGTCCCTGGCGAATTGGGGTCCAGGATCCCCGCTCGGGGCGGGGCGAGTACATTGGGATTGTTCAGATAAAAAGAGATAAAACGACGGTAACCAGCGGTGTATACGAGCGATACTTTGAACAAAATGGTAAACGCTATCATCATATCCTTTCTACTCGAGACGGGTACCCCGTACAGAACGGTCTTCTTTCGGTCACCATTGTGGCGGACCGTTCGATAGATGCGGATGCCCTTTCCACTACCGTGTTTGCCCTGGGATACGAAAAGGGGCTTTCTCTCCTTGAACCCCTTGATGTAGGGGGAATTTTTATTTTTGAAAATCAAGAGGTGGCGGTAACACGAAATCTTTCTTCCCAATTTCAATTGACCAATACGGCCTATAGGTTAAGCCCCCCGAGGTAAGATGAAGATTCTTTTAAAAGGCCTTTTAGTGATGTTCGAAGGATGGAAAAATACCATTAGAGAGATCCAGGGTCCTGTTTGCGGAATCTACGTGCGCCCTGTTTTTCTAGGGCAGGGTGCTCAGGGAAAACCGCCTTTTACCATATCCTGATAAAAAGGACCTTCTCTTGACAATGGTTGCCCATAACGGTATAAGTATCGGAGCCGGGCCTTTAGCTCAGTCGGTTAGAGCTGCGGACTCATAATCCGTAGGTCGCTGGTTCAAGTCCAGCAGGGCCCAAAGTGAAGCCGCCGGGAGGCGGCGTTTTTTTTTGTGCTGGACTTGAAGCGGAGCTGCCGCCGACCAGGAGGGAGGGAGAGGGGCCAGGAGGGCCCCGGCAGGCAGCGGAGCCGGCCTGGAAGGGCTGAGCAGGAAGCGAAGCCCTGGAAGGCAAGTCCAGCAGGGCCCAAAGTGAAGCCGCCGGGAGGCGGCGTTTTTTTTGTGCTGGACTTGAAGCGGAGCTG includes:
- a CDS encoding FAD:protein FMN transferase — protein: MKNPSYAYFCSSKKKLSSFFLQLKKRLLVGWAVVLGVFVSCAAPSSPQTEFVLGTVCSINLFEYGRPERYRALFARLREIEDRMSVNKTGTELDAVNEAAGRAPVPVHPDTYYVVEKALEYARVSGGAFDPTVGPLVKLWGIGTEDAHVPNPSEIEGALKKIDYQKVLLDSEHHTIYLTEEGMALDLGAIAKGFAADELAAMLRQWRIRRALIDLGGNILVVGEKQDGSPWRIGVQDPRSGRGEYIGIVQIKRDKTTVTSGVYERYFEQNGKRYHHILSTRDGYPVQNGLLSVTIVADRSIDADALSTTVFALGYEKGLSLLEPLDVGGIFIFENQEVAVTRNLSSQFQLTNTAYRLSPPR
- a CDS encoding ATP-binding protein; the encoded protein is MSAKKLPIGLQTLSKILSDNYYYVDKTRFVEMVARRGGFYFLSRPRRFGKSLFLDTLAEALSGNKELFKGLYLYDKYDFTPYPVIRLSFGSGDYKNLSAVSKELAYTFKENYETLGLVPEYAYDDYRDCFKHLIKAASERYEAPVAVLIDEYDKPILDNLSRPEVAREARDILKNLYSVLKDSDRYLRLAFITGVSKFSKLSLFSGLNNLEDITLNPAFGEICGYTQHDLETVFADAMEGSDMHLVQLWYNGYWYFGEKLYNPFDILLFLSNGKIFSNYWWQTGSPSFLIEVLKQERYFLPELENCQASEELLNAFDVDYIDIRALLWQTGYLTIKDVEADDLGGRLFRLGVPNAEVLRSLNELLLRQLGNRIDFSVQYRRPLIQALEQANLSALVDELKRLCAGIPYNNYVKNDIATAEGYWASLVYVFLAAIGYRVSCEDATNQGRIDMTIETFRDMYIIEFKVDSSEPAIKQIEERRYWEKYQGQGKRIHLLGINFSSEERNITDWEGRSLEG